Proteins from a single region of Cystobacter fuscus DSM 2262:
- a CDS encoding EVE domain-containing protein — MSRDWIAVASAEHVLRGREAGFMQVCHGKAAPLRRLQPGDRVIYYSPTVSFQGKDRLQAFTALGLVKAGEPYVFDMGGGFRPFRRDVTWLPARTAPIQPLLESLDFSAGRRNWGYQLRFGLFSISEHDLRLIARAMGVRLQPMEQAA, encoded by the coding sequence ATGAGCCGCGATTGGATCGCGGTGGCCTCGGCCGAGCACGTCCTGCGCGGTCGCGAGGCGGGCTTCATGCAGGTCTGTCACGGCAAGGCCGCGCCGCTGCGCCGCCTCCAGCCGGGAGACCGCGTCATCTACTACTCGCCGACCGTCTCGTTCCAGGGCAAGGACAGGCTCCAGGCCTTCACGGCCCTGGGCCTCGTGAAGGCCGGAGAGCCCTATGTCTTCGACATGGGCGGGGGCTTCCGTCCGTTCCGCCGGGACGTGACCTGGCTTCCAGCACGCACCGCGCCAATCCAGCCCCTGCTCGAGTCCCTCGACTTCTCGGCGGGGCGACGCAACTGGGGCTACCAGCTTCGCTTCGGGCTGTTCTCCATCAGCGAGCATGACCTGCGGCTCATCGCGCGGGCCATGGGGGTGCGGCTTCAGCCGATGGAGCAAGCCGCCTGA
- a CDS encoding VOC family protein → MAEPNFVLLYVDSPPVSAAFYTDLLGRPPVGSSPIFALFILSSGGKLGLWSKHTVEPAATVTGGGGELAFAVADADTVRAMHADWRGRGLTILQAPTDMDFGHTFVAIDPDGHRLRVYAPSAS, encoded by the coding sequence ATGGCCGAGCCCAACTTCGTCCTTCTCTACGTCGACAGCCCGCCCGTCAGCGCCGCCTTCTACACCGATCTGCTGGGACGGCCGCCCGTCGGGTCCTCGCCCATCTTCGCCCTGTTCATCCTGTCGTCGGGAGGAAAGCTGGGGCTCTGGTCGAAACACACGGTGGAGCCCGCCGCCACGGTGACGGGCGGCGGCGGTGAGTTGGCCTTCGCGGTCGCCGATGCCGACACCGTCCGTGCGATGCACGCCGATTGGCGGGGGCGTGGGCTGACCATCCTCCAGGCGCCGACCGACATGGACTTCGGCCACACGTTCGTCGCCATCGATCCCGACGGCCACCGCCTCCGGGTCTACGCTCCGAGCGCGTCATGA
- a CDS encoding helix-turn-helix transcriptional regulator, producing the protein MSRAERLLELLQLLRRQRGPVSGAVLADKLGISLRTLYRDIASLQAQGAGIEGEPGFGYILRPGFMLPPLMFSEEELEALVLGSRWVAHRADDRLGLAARDALAKIAAVLPEDLRDDLESSTLLVGPGEPLVAGDLDLGTVRRAIREERKLVITYRDLKEAESTRTIWPFALGFFDRVRVIVAWCELRQGFRHFRADRLTTLTPSQTRYPRRRQALLREWREHTRIPPQ; encoded by the coding sequence GTGTCCCGAGCTGAACGACTCCTCGAGCTGCTCCAACTCCTCCGCCGACAGCGGGGTCCGGTGAGCGGCGCGGTACTCGCCGACAAGCTCGGCATCAGCCTGCGCACGCTCTACCGCGACATCGCGAGCCTCCAGGCCCAAGGGGCCGGGATCGAGGGGGAGCCCGGGTTCGGGTACATCCTCCGTCCGGGCTTCATGCTCCCGCCGTTGATGTTCTCGGAGGAGGAGCTCGAGGCGCTCGTGCTCGGCTCGCGGTGGGTGGCGCACCGGGCGGATGACCGGCTTGGGCTCGCCGCGCGGGACGCGCTGGCCAAGATCGCCGCCGTGCTCCCGGAGGACCTGCGGGATGACCTCGAGTCCTCGACGCTGCTCGTGGGTCCGGGTGAGCCGCTCGTGGCCGGAGACCTGGACCTGGGGACCGTGCGGCGGGCCATCCGGGAGGAGCGCAAGCTCGTCATCACGTACCGCGATCTCAAGGAGGCCGAGAGCACGCGGACGATCTGGCCCTTCGCGCTCGGCTTCTTCGACCGCGTGCGCGTCATCGTCGCCTGGTGCGAGCTGCGCCAGGGGTTCCGGCACTTCCGCGCGGATCGGCTCACCACGCTGACGCCTTCACAGACGCGCTATCCGCGCCGGCGCCAGGCGCTGCTGCGCGAGTGGCGGGAGCACACGCGCATCCCTCCCCAGTAG
- the ahcY gene encoding adenosylhomocysteinase, which yields MRAVVDLNKFTDYKVADIKLAEWGRKEIAIAETEMPGLMAIRDEYAKSQPLKGARIAGSLHMTIQTAVLIQTLEALGAEVRWASCNIFSTQDHAAAAIAAGGTPVFAFKGETLEQYWDYTHRIFEWADGGSPNMILDDGGDATLLLHLGSNAETDASVLAKPGSEEETILFAAIRKRLEKQPGWYSKTLKNIQGVTEETTTGVHRLYQMAKEGRLKFPAINVNDSVTKSKFDNIYGCRESLVDAIKRATDVMIAGKVAVVAGYGEVGKGSAQALRGLQAQVWVTEIDPICALQAAMEGYRVVSMDYAADKADIFVTATGNFQVLTHEHMKRMKNNAIVCNIGHFDNEIDVASLKQYKWDNIKPQVDHVIFPDNKRIILLAEGRLVNLGCGTGHPSYVMSSSFANQVLAQLEIFTKPGQYKPGVYMLPRHLDEKVARLQLSKLGAELTQLTPEQAKYIGVTQEGPYKSDHYRY from the coding sequence ATGAGGGCTGTCGTCGATTTGAACAAGTTCACGGATTACAAGGTCGCGGACATCAAGCTGGCCGAGTGGGGCCGCAAGGAGATCGCGATCGCCGAGACCGAGATGCCCGGCCTCATGGCGATCCGCGACGAGTACGCCAAGAGCCAGCCGCTCAAGGGCGCGCGCATCGCGGGCTCGCTGCACATGACCATCCAGACCGCGGTGCTCATCCAGACGCTGGAGGCACTCGGGGCGGAGGTGCGCTGGGCCTCGTGCAACATCTTCTCCACGCAGGACCACGCCGCGGCCGCCATCGCCGCGGGCGGCACCCCCGTGTTCGCCTTCAAGGGCGAGACGCTGGAGCAGTACTGGGACTACACGCACCGCATCTTCGAGTGGGCCGATGGCGGCTCGCCCAACATGATCCTCGATGATGGCGGCGACGCCACGCTGCTGCTCCACCTGGGCAGCAACGCGGAGACGGATGCGTCGGTGCTGGCCAAGCCGGGCAGCGAGGAGGAGACGATCCTCTTCGCCGCCATCCGCAAGCGCCTGGAGAAGCAGCCGGGCTGGTACTCCAAGACGCTCAAGAACATCCAGGGCGTCACCGAGGAGACCACCACGGGCGTGCACCGGCTCTACCAGATGGCGAAGGAGGGCCGGCTCAAGTTCCCGGCCATCAACGTCAACGACTCGGTGACCAAGTCCAAGTTCGACAACATCTACGGCTGCCGCGAGTCGCTGGTGGACGCCATCAAGCGCGCCACGGACGTGATGATCGCGGGCAAGGTGGCCGTGGTGGCCGGCTACGGCGAGGTGGGCAAGGGCTCGGCGCAGGCGCTGCGCGGCCTGCAGGCCCAGGTGTGGGTCACCGAGATCGATCCCATCTGCGCCCTGCAGGCGGCGATGGAGGGCTACCGCGTGGTCTCCATGGACTACGCCGCGGACAAGGCCGACATCTTCGTCACCGCCACGGGCAACTTCCAGGTGCTCACCCACGAGCACATGAAGCGGATGAAGAACAACGCCATCGTGTGCAACATCGGCCACTTCGACAACGAGATCGATGTGGCGAGCCTCAAGCAGTACAAGTGGGACAACATCAAGCCGCAGGTGGACCACGTCATCTTCCCGGACAACAAGCGCATCATCCTGCTGGCCGAGGGCCGGCTGGTGAACCTGGGCTGCGGCACCGGCCACCCCAGCTACGTGATGAGCTCCTCCTTCGCCAACCAGGTGCTGGCGCAGCTCGAGATCTTCACCAAGCCGGGCCAGTACAAGCCGGGCGTGTACATGCTGCCGCGGCACCTGGATGAGAAGGTGGCGCGCCTGCAGCTGTCCAAGCTGGGCGCGGAGCTCACCCAGCTCACCCCCGAGCAGGCGAAGTACATCGGCGTGACCCAGGAGGGTCCGTACAAGAGCGACCACTACCGCTACTAG
- a CDS encoding glycoside hydrolase family 3 protein, translating into MERLFARRKTPACALVALLALTACPSKPEPTPDPTNPGPVDPPPPPPEQAIDKPLEPLQDWPRVQSTFPRDEEMEKRIDAIVSAMTLEEKVGQMTQPEIKSITPEEVRDFHIGSVLNGGGTWPNGNKAAAIQDWTALADRYWEASMDKTANPQQIPITWGTDAVHGHNNVKGATFFPHNIGLGAARDPELLKRIGEVTAREVVSTGIDWVFGPTLAVVRDDRWGRTYEGYSEDPALVAAYGGKIVEGLQGQLGKDAKANEKVVSTPKHYLGDGGTLKGKNEGITFVTERDLLNIHGRGYITALEAGAQTVMASFSSWKDASKGESAKPYKMHAGKYLLTDVLKNKMGFDGYVISDWNALGQIKPDNSDSPISCTAANCPEAINAGVDMIMVPSDWKAFITNTLASVKKGEIKQERIDDAVRRILRVKMRAGLFTKPKPSERMTTAQVGTPEHRAVAREAVRKSLVLLKNNGNTLPLTRSAKILVAGESADSLRDQSGGWSLSWQGNDNTNENFGGGTTLWGAIQKIAPNAVLSADGALADSSYDVAVVVLGEIPYAEGYGDIGDNFTLEYSNIRLSNSGGAPFKGKRDLELLNSLKAKGVKKIVTVLYSGRPLYTNRELNRSDAFVAAFLPGSEGDGLADVLFKKEDGSVHFDFTGKLSYSWPKSACQTAVNRLDASYEPLYPYGYGLTYAQGQEQGALEEASPAKGCGASDLPTDTTNQPLVIFERGNQNSWVMRIGADPKWDIEVRQATGESTQTLQGELIATPTGDRVGSQWAGIEATWTKAGQILMQASGERRNLQAYRNSNSSVVFDLKMSEYPTSGVTARVDTPWPQRAELDVTEAFKALPLGEWTEVALPLVCFRDENVNYQEVDTPLLLTTSGTMKLTIANIRWVPNKPGTVTCASTPAPVAFPGNGQP; encoded by the coding sequence ATGGAACGGCTGTTCGCAAGGCGCAAGACTCCCGCGTGCGCGCTCGTGGCGCTACTGGCATTGACGGCGTGCCCCTCGAAACCGGAGCCGACGCCCGATCCCACCAACCCCGGCCCCGTGGATCCGCCCCCTCCCCCGCCCGAGCAGGCCATCGACAAGCCCCTGGAGCCGCTGCAGGACTGGCCCCGGGTGCAGAGCACCTTCCCTCGCGACGAGGAGATGGAGAAGCGCATCGACGCCATCGTGAGCGCGATGACGCTCGAGGAGAAGGTGGGTCAGATGACCCAGCCGGAGATCAAGAGCATCACGCCCGAGGAGGTCCGCGACTTCCACATCGGTTCGGTGCTCAATGGAGGCGGCACCTGGCCCAATGGGAACAAGGCCGCGGCGATCCAGGACTGGACGGCGCTCGCCGACAGGTACTGGGAGGCCTCGATGGACAAGACGGCCAACCCCCAGCAGATCCCCATCACCTGGGGAACGGACGCGGTGCACGGCCACAACAACGTGAAGGGCGCGACGTTCTTCCCGCACAACATCGGCCTGGGGGCCGCGCGGGATCCGGAGCTGCTCAAGCGCATTGGCGAGGTGACGGCGCGCGAGGTGGTCAGCACCGGCATCGACTGGGTCTTCGGTCCGACGCTCGCCGTGGTGCGTGACGACCGCTGGGGCCGCACCTATGAGGGCTACTCCGAGGATCCCGCCCTCGTGGCGGCGTACGGGGGGAAGATCGTCGAGGGGCTCCAGGGCCAGCTCGGCAAGGACGCCAAGGCCAACGAGAAGGTCGTCTCCACGCCCAAGCACTACCTGGGTGATGGTGGCACCCTCAAGGGCAAGAACGAGGGCATCACCTTCGTCACCGAGCGGGATCTGCTCAACATCCACGGCCGCGGCTACATCACCGCGCTCGAGGCGGGTGCCCAGACGGTCATGGCGTCCTTCAGCAGCTGGAAGGATGCCTCCAAGGGCGAGAGCGCCAAGCCCTACAAGATGCACGCCGGCAAGTACCTGCTGACGGACGTGCTGAAGAACAAGATGGGCTTCGACGGCTACGTCATCTCCGACTGGAACGCCCTGGGGCAGATCAAGCCGGACAACAGCGACTCGCCCATCAGCTGCACCGCCGCGAACTGCCCGGAGGCGATCAACGCCGGCGTGGACATGATCATGGTGCCTTCGGACTGGAAGGCCTTCATCACGAACACCCTCGCCTCGGTGAAGAAGGGGGAGATCAAGCAGGAGCGCATCGACGACGCGGTGCGCCGCATCCTGCGCGTGAAGATGCGCGCGGGCCTGTTCACCAAGCCCAAGCCCTCCGAGCGCATGACCACCGCCCAGGTCGGCACGCCCGAGCACCGGGCCGTGGCGCGCGAGGCGGTGCGCAAGTCGCTCGTGCTGCTCAAGAACAACGGCAACACGCTGCCGCTCACGCGCTCGGCGAAGATCCTCGTGGCGGGCGAGAGCGCCGACAGCCTGCGGGATCAGTCCGGTGGCTGGTCCCTGAGCTGGCAGGGCAATGACAACACGAACGAGAACTTCGGCGGGGGCACCACGCTGTGGGGCGCCATCCAGAAGATCGCCCCCAACGCCGTGCTCAGCGCCGACGGAGCGCTCGCGGACTCGAGCTACGACGTGGCCGTGGTGGTGCTCGGGGAAATCCCCTACGCCGAGGGCTACGGCGACATCGGGGACAACTTCACCCTGGAGTACTCCAACATCCGGCTGAGCAACTCCGGCGGCGCCCCCTTCAAGGGCAAGAGGGATCTGGAGCTCCTCAACAGCCTGAAGGCCAAGGGCGTGAAGAAGATCGTCACCGTGCTGTACTCGGGCCGCCCGCTCTACACCAACAGGGAGCTCAACCGCTCGGATGCCTTCGTCGCGGCCTTCCTGCCCGGCTCCGAGGGCGACGGCCTGGCGGACGTGCTGTTCAAGAAGGAGGATGGCTCGGTCCACTTCGACTTCACCGGCAAGCTGTCCTACTCCTGGCCCAAGAGCGCCTGCCAGACGGCGGTCAACCGGCTGGATGCGAGCTACGAGCCCCTCTACCCCTATGGCTACGGGCTGACCTACGCCCAGGGCCAGGAGCAGGGCGCGCTCGAGGAGGCCAGCCCGGCGAAGGGCTGCGGCGCGAGCGACCTGCCGACGGACACCACGAACCAGCCGCTGGTCATCTTCGAGCGCGGCAACCAGAACAGCTGGGTCATGCGCATTGGCGCGGATCCCAAGTGGGACATCGAAGTGCGCCAGGCCACGGGTGAGAGCACCCAGACCCTCCAGGGCGAACTCATCGCCACCCCCACGGGTGACCGCGTGGGCAGCCAGTGGGCCGGCATCGAGGCCACCTGGACGAAGGCGGGGCAGATCCTCATGCAGGCGTCCGGAGAGCGGCGCAACCTCCAGGCCTACCGCAACTCGAACAGCTCGGTGGTGTTCGACCTCAAGATGAGCGAGTACCCGACCAGTGGGGTGACCGCCCGGGTGGACACTCCGTGGCCCCAGCGGGCCGAACTCGACGTCACCGAGGCCTTCAAGGCGCTGCCCCTCGGGGAGTGGACGGAGGTCGCCCTGCCGCTCGTGTGCTTCAGGGATGAGAACGTGAACTACCAGGAGGTCGACACGCCCCTGCTGCTCACCACCTCCGGCACGATGAAGCTGACGATCGCCAACATCCGCTGGGTGCCGAACAAGCCGGGCACGGTCACGTGCGCGAGCACCCCGGCCCCGGTGGCATTCCCCGGGAACGGGCAGCCGTAG
- a CDS encoding sensor histidine kinase, translating into MGDAVSRAGLNRVRVEWVAAAFGLLTGVTMVYVPYEFGTSIFRHIYPYIRLMGTSFMVGSAAMLVALLYPAWPMWIGGVGRALFMGTLTLYWWKATVLGGVVTGVIVYPVMGAFLLVESLPRWRTQGLFTGFLLTTSVAFGAFILVDPSWLGPGFYPVYRPVARPLGVLFLVGGALLGVGWWRSNTRLERGAVGMLTLLFGQLAFVAGYRGTWTGMQLYFVMTLGGALMLFLRRRPETSSVGWRLFRGVALVSVLPILAVGALASVFAQRAIERELRDKARQTVATEVARLEQTVTMARFLLLSQARDPVLLAMLRARDEEALQSRLRLLEFQPGPFDAAWVLDGEGRPLRAPSLPSDDAGSNFAFRDYFQRGRTPGEAYLSRPFRGVNQLPMVAFSTPVVLGEGQLDVLVGGMVLPRMGREQTPASRDYRVEIFDRREGELLRATSQDSVLSRAPVMSILDGAALTPTEGITEAVDASGRRLLIAHAQVPGTPWTVSVTAPLRQAFAAVTRLSLIVVLIALAAGAVALLLSRWVGRDVAQRLTALRDGFAALGTLRLDQPVPARGDDELAQLTEGFNEMAARIERTQKELREAIDSRDQFMSMASHELRTPLTPLKATIELLLRQCRTGQELSPERLRGTLERLRRQVDRLTRLIGDMLDVSRLQAGRFSLRRAPMDLSALSREVVDRIAHARGEPTAPISLELPDTPLVGVWDEQRLDQVLTNLVENAVRYSRPDKPIHVRVRLLDGGVLMQVEDQGIGVPAENLPHLFEPFYRAQNASAHHAGGLGLGLAICREIVERHGGRIHAESQGPGQGTRFSVFLPGQDVTDRVAGT; encoded by the coding sequence GTGGGCGATGCGGTGTCTCGAGCAGGCCTGAACCGGGTTCGGGTCGAATGGGTCGCCGCCGCCTTCGGGCTGCTGACCGGTGTCACGATGGTCTACGTGCCCTACGAGTTCGGCACGAGCATCTTCCGCCACATCTATCCGTACATCCGGCTGATGGGGACCTCGTTCATGGTGGGCTCGGCGGCGATGCTCGTCGCCCTGCTCTACCCCGCCTGGCCCATGTGGATCGGCGGCGTCGGACGCGCGTTGTTCATGGGGACGCTCACCCTGTACTGGTGGAAGGCCACGGTGCTGGGAGGAGTCGTGACGGGGGTGATCGTCTACCCCGTGATGGGGGCGTTCCTCCTCGTCGAGAGCCTGCCCCGCTGGCGCACCCAGGGACTGTTCACCGGGTTCCTCCTGACGACCTCGGTGGCCTTCGGGGCGTTCATCCTCGTGGATCCCTCCTGGCTCGGACCGGGCTTCTATCCCGTCTACCGTCCGGTGGCCCGGCCCCTGGGTGTGCTCTTCCTCGTGGGAGGTGCCCTGCTGGGCGTGGGGTGGTGGCGCTCGAACACGCGGCTCGAGCGCGGCGCCGTGGGGATGTTGACCCTGCTCTTCGGCCAGCTGGCCTTCGTCGCGGGCTACCGCGGCACCTGGACGGGGATGCAGCTGTACTTCGTCATGACCCTGGGGGGAGCGCTGATGCTCTTCCTGCGCCGGCGGCCCGAGACGTCCAGCGTGGGCTGGCGGTTGTTCCGCGGGGTGGCGCTCGTGTCGGTGTTGCCCATCCTCGCCGTGGGCGCCCTGGCCTCGGTCTTCGCGCAGAGGGCGATCGAACGCGAGCTGCGCGACAAGGCGCGGCAGACCGTGGCGACCGAGGTCGCCCGGCTGGAGCAGACCGTGACCATGGCGCGCTTCCTGTTGCTCAGCCAGGCGCGGGATCCCGTGCTGCTGGCCATGCTGCGCGCGCGGGACGAGGAAGCGCTGCAGTCGCGGCTGCGGCTGCTGGAGTTCCAGCCCGGTCCCTTCGACGCGGCCTGGGTGCTCGATGGCGAGGGGCGACCGCTGCGCGCGCCCTCGCTGCCGAGCGACGACGCGGGAAGCAACTTCGCCTTCCGCGACTACTTCCAGCGGGGACGGACCCCGGGCGAGGCCTACCTGTCACGCCCGTTCCGCGGGGTGAATCAGCTGCCCATGGTGGCCTTCTCCACGCCCGTGGTGCTCGGCGAGGGCCAGCTGGACGTCCTGGTGGGGGGCATGGTGCTGCCGCGCATGGGACGGGAGCAGACGCCCGCCTCGCGCGACTACCGCGTGGAGATCTTCGACCGCCGTGAGGGCGAGCTGCTGCGCGCCACGAGCCAGGACAGCGTCCTCTCCCGCGCGCCCGTGATGTCCATCCTCGACGGCGCCGCGCTCACCCCCACCGAGGGCATCACCGAGGCGGTGGACGCCTCGGGCCGCAGGCTGCTCATCGCCCATGCCCAGGTGCCGGGCACGCCGTGGACCGTGTCGGTGACCGCGCCCCTGCGCCAGGCCTTCGCGGCCGTGACGCGGCTGAGCCTCATCGTGGTGCTCATCGCGCTGGCCGCCGGCGCGGTGGCGCTCCTGCTGTCGCGCTGGGTGGGGCGGGACGTGGCGCAACGCCTCACGGCGCTCCGGGATGGCTTCGCGGCGCTCGGCACGTTGCGGCTCGACCAGCCCGTTCCCGCCCGGGGTGACGATGAGCTGGCACAGCTCACCGAGGGCTTCAACGAGATGGCGGCCCGCATCGAGCGCACCCAGAAGGAGCTGCGCGAGGCCATCGACAGCCGAGATCAGTTCATGTCCATGGCGAGCCACGAGCTGCGCACGCCCCTGACTCCGCTCAAGGCCACCATCGAGCTGCTCCTGCGCCAGTGCCGCACGGGCCAGGAGCTGTCCCCCGAGCGGCTGCGCGGCACGCTCGAGCGGCTGCGCCGCCAGGTGGACCGGCTCACCCGGCTCATCGGGGACATGCTGGACGTGTCACGGCTGCAGGCCGGGCGCTTCTCGTTGCGCCGGGCCCCCATGGACCTGAGCGCCCTGTCGCGCGAGGTCGTCGACCGCATCGCGCACGCGCGTGGCGAGCCCACCGCGCCCATCTCCCTCGAGCTGCCAGATACCCCCCTGGTGGGCGTCTGGGACGAGCAGCGCCTGGATCAAGTCCTCACCAACCTGGTGGAGAACGCGGTGCGCTACTCGCGCCCCGACAAACCCATCCACGTGCGCGTGCGCCTGCTGGACGGCGGCGTGCTCATGCAGGTCGAGGATCAGGGCATTGGCGTTCCCGCCGAGAACCTGCCCCACCTCTTCGAGCCCTTCTACCGGGCCCAGAACGCCTCCGCGCACCACGCGGGAGGACTGGGACTGGGACTGGCCATCTGCCGCGAAATCGTCGAGCGCCATGGGGGCCGCATCCACGCGGAGAGCCAGGGCCCCGGCCAGGGCACGCGCTTCTCCGTCTTCCTCCCCGGCCAGGACGTGACGGATCGGGTCGCTGGCACGTGA
- a CDS encoding YbhB/YbcL family Raf kinase inhibitor-like protein, protein MEIGHTVRALLTGVPHLLLGGRSSVRAGAERLVSSRLGVRGLPVVIPMDSVAFNPGGPIPSRYTADGDNLTPPLLWRDVPEGTRSLVLIAEDPDAPTPQPFVHWIALMPPDARSLGILLSKEQAARVETGRTTLLRTGWVGCSPPRGDSAHHYHFQLFALDREIHLGSRPGRSALLRQMKGHVLGFGELVGTYQRGSLH, encoded by the coding sequence ATGGAAATCGGTCATACGGTTCGGGCATTGCTGACGGGAGTTCCCCATCTCCTCCTCGGAGGCCGCTCGTCGGTCAGGGCGGGAGCCGAGCGGCTCGTGTCCTCCCGGCTCGGTGTGCGCGGACTGCCGGTGGTCATCCCCATGGACTCCGTGGCCTTCAACCCGGGCGGGCCCATTCCCAGCCGGTACACCGCGGATGGAGACAACCTCACCCCGCCCTTGTTGTGGCGGGACGTGCCCGAAGGAACGCGCTCGCTCGTCCTCATCGCCGAGGATCCCGACGCGCCCACGCCCCAGCCCTTCGTGCATTGGATCGCCCTCATGCCCCCGGATGCGCGCAGCCTGGGCATCCTGCTGAGCAAGGAGCAGGCGGCGAGGGTCGAGACGGGCCGCACGACGCTGCTGCGCACCGGCTGGGTGGGCTGCTCGCCGCCCCGTGGCGACAGCGCGCACCACTACCACTTCCAGCTCTTCGCCCTGGACCGTGAGATCCACCTCGGCTCGCGTCCGGGACGCTCCGCGCTCCTGCGCCAGATGAAGGGTCACGTGCTGGGGTTTGGTGAACTGGTGGGCACCTACCAGCGCGGCTCGCTCCACTGA
- a CDS encoding vWA domain-containing protein, with product MSTSKPNPLSRWGGAALALSLVSGCSTSSNPAAVIQGKEVARKEVLADSPPPPSPEPQFAAAPAPASKKLEQHEVRAPARRAPQMEVEAAPAEVEADAADSAGRVSGASSGALGGVAIVPQSSAASAAPMEMKRVAKPGPAKLTTRGMPHAPEPVSPGNTFAEHTPNAFTETAADRLSTFAVDVDTASYTVARRYLTQGSLPPGAAVRVEEFVNYFKYRYAPPEEGAFRVHLEGAPSPFAQGRHFVRVGIQGKVVSRSQRKPAHLVFLVDTSGSMSQPDKLPLAKEAMKIAVKNLNENDTVAIVTYAGSTRDVLSPTAATDLERIYQAIDSLESGGGTAMGSGMEMAYKHAVKKASGRVVSRVVVLTDGDANIGPNLSADTMLRGIEGYVKEGVTLSAIGFGMGNYRDDLMEKLADKGNGNCFYIDSHKEARKVFEQQLTGTLEVIAKDVKVQVEFDPKVVRRYRLVGYENRNIADQDFREDKVDAGEIGAGHSVTALYEVELTQPQAALGTVRIRAKTPTGTEAAEQAFPFEPKMMRPSLDAASADFRFALAVAATADVLRGSPSAKEWSLATVQKLAEGATEAQSDRVEFTRLVTQARGLLGATARDAR from the coding sequence ATGTCCACTTCCAAGCCCAACCCCCTGAGCCGTTGGGGAGGCGCCGCCCTCGCCCTGAGCCTCGTTTCCGGATGCAGCACGTCCTCCAACCCCGCCGCGGTCATCCAGGGCAAGGAGGTCGCGCGGAAGGAAGTCCTCGCCGACAGCCCTCCTCCCCCCTCGCCCGAGCCGCAGTTCGCGGCGGCGCCCGCGCCCGCCAGCAAGAAGCTCGAGCAGCACGAAGTCCGCGCCCCTGCTCGCCGCGCGCCCCAGATGGAGGTCGAGGCGGCACCCGCCGAGGTGGAAGCAGACGCGGCCGACAGCGCGGGGAGGGTGAGCGGGGCCTCCAGCGGCGCGCTCGGCGGGGTGGCCATCGTTCCCCAGTCCTCCGCCGCCTCCGCCGCCCCCATGGAGATGAAGCGCGTCGCGAAACCCGGCCCCGCGAAGCTGACCACTCGCGGGATGCCCCACGCCCCCGAGCCCGTGTCGCCGGGCAACACCTTCGCCGAGCACACGCCCAACGCCTTCACCGAGACCGCCGCGGACAGGCTCTCCACCTTCGCGGTGGACGTGGACACGGCCTCGTACACGGTGGCCCGCCGCTATCTCACCCAGGGCTCGCTGCCCCCGGGCGCGGCGGTGCGGGTGGAGGAGTTCGTCAACTACTTCAAGTACCGCTACGCCCCGCCCGAGGAGGGCGCCTTCCGCGTGCACCTGGAAGGCGCGCCTTCCCCCTTCGCCCAGGGCCGGCACTTCGTGCGCGTGGGCATCCAGGGCAAGGTCGTCTCGCGCTCGCAGCGCAAGCCCGCGCACCTCGTCTTCCTCGTGGACACCAGTGGCTCCATGAGCCAGCCGGACAAGCTGCCGCTGGCCAAGGAGGCGATGAAGATCGCGGTGAAGAACCTCAACGAGAACGACACGGTGGCGATCGTCACCTACGCGGGGAGCACCCGGGACGTGCTGTCGCCCACCGCGGCGACGGACCTGGAGCGCATCTACCAGGCCATCGACTCGCTGGAGTCCGGGGGCGGCACCGCCATGGGCTCGGGCATGGAGATGGCCTACAAGCACGCGGTGAAGAAGGCCTCGGGCCGCGTGGTGTCGCGCGTGGTGGTGCTCACGGATGGCGACGCCAACATCGGCCCCAACCTCTCCGCGGACACCATGCTGCGCGGCATCGAGGGCTACGTGAAGGAAGGCGTCACCCTGTCGGCCATCGGCTTCGGCATGGGCAACTACCGGGATGACCTGATGGAGAAGCTCGCCGACAAGGGCAACGGCAACTGCTTCTACATCGACAGCCACAAGGAAGCGCGCAAGGTCTTCGAGCAGCAGCTCACCGGCACCCTGGAGGTCATCGCCAAGGACGTGAAGGTGCAGGTGGAGTTCGACCCCAAGGTGGTGCGCCGCTACCGGCTGGTAGGCTACGAGAACCGGAACATCGCCGACCAGGACTTCCGCGAGGACAAGGTGGACGCGGGCGAGATTGGCGCCGGCCACAGCGTCACCGCGCTCTACGAGGTGGAGCTCACCCAGCCCCAGGCGGCGCTCGGCACGGTGCGCATCCGCGCGAAGACCCCCACCGGCACCGAGGCCGCCGAACAGGCCTTCCCCTTCGAGCCGAAGATGATGCGCCCCTCGCTCGACGCGGCCTCCGCCGACTTCCGCTTCGCCCTGGCGGTGGCGGCCACCGCGGACGTGCTCCGGGGGAGTCCGAGCGCGAAGGAGTGGAGCCTCGCCACGGTCCAGAAGCTCGCCGAGGGCGCCACCGAGGCGCAGTCCGACCGGGTGGAATTCACCCGGCTCGTCACCCAGGCGCGTGGACTGCTCGGCGCCACGGCCCGCGACGCCCGCTGA